The Metabacillus litoralis genome contains a region encoding:
- a CDS encoding CBO0543 family protein, giving the protein MRKSKHAFKDRVILKLFWLATIGLLFRFIPKDKIRHGILAFLYKQTVTWVFGLLVVEKGLIKYPVRFFSKANKSSFSFEYFIYPSMCAIFNMNYPENKNRLMKFFYIIFHSGILTFGEVLVERYTNLIKYIKWKWYWSFITIGLTNYSSRLFYRWFFKEEFVQNIKGSIETG; this is encoded by the coding sequence ATGCGTAAATCAAAACACGCCTTCAAAGACAGGGTTATCTTAAAGTTATTTTGGTTAGCGACTATTGGGCTACTATTTCGATTTATTCCTAAAGATAAGATAAGGCATGGGATTTTGGCGTTTTTATATAAGCAGACTGTCACGTGGGTGTTTGGTTTACTTGTGGTTGAAAAGGGACTTATTAAATATCCAGTTAGGTTTTTTAGTAAAGCCAACAAATCAAGTTTTTCGTTTGAATACTTTATTTATCCTTCTATGTGTGCAATTTTTAATATGAATTATCCTGAAAATAAGAATAGATTAATGAAATTTTTCTATATCATTTTTCATTCAGGAATACTTACATTTGGGGAGGTTCTTGTAGAACGGTACACGAATCTTATTAAATATATAAAATGGAAGTGGTATTGGAGTTTTATAACTATAGGTCTAACAAATTATTCATCAAGATTGTTTTATCGTTGGTTTTTCAAAGAAGAGTTTGTTCAAAATATTAAAGGTAGTATTGAAACTGGTTGA
- a CDS encoding helix-turn-helix domain-containing protein gives MDNSKVGNLIYNLRKEKGLTQKQLADSMNISDRTISKWERGYGCPDVTLLPSLSSILGVNIENILEGELASNDFVGGNMKRSNYFVCPSCHNIVLATGDIDISCCGRKVERLVEKKATDEEKLSITEIDSELFISSDHPMTKDHYISFIALATGDSVQIMKQYPEWGLQTHLPKHKHGKLLWFDTQFGLYYQLI, from the coding sequence ATGGATAATAGTAAAGTTGGTAACTTAATTTACAATTTACGGAAGGAAAAAGGATTAACACAGAAACAGTTAGCTGATTCAATGAACATTTCTGATCGAACGATTTCAAAATGGGAGCGTGGATATGGTTGTCCAGATGTTACTCTTTTACCAAGTTTGTCTTCAATCTTAGGGGTAAATATTGAAAATATTTTAGAAGGTGAATTAGCATCGAATGATTTTGTAGGAGGAAATATGAAAAGATCGAATTATTTTGTATGTCCCTCATGTCATAATATTGTATTAGCAACTGGGGATATAGACATTTCTTGCTGCGGGAGAAAGGTAGAACGATTAGTAGAAAAAAAAGCAACAGACGAAGAAAAATTATCAATAACCGAAATTGATTCTGAGTTGTTTATTTCAAGTGACCATCCAATGACAAAAGATCATTATATTTCATTTATTGCCCTTGCTACTGGGGATTCAGTACAGATTATGAAACAATATCCTGAATGGGGTTTACAAACACATCTTCCGAAACATAAACATGGAAAACTGCTATGGTTTGATACACAATTTGGGTTATATTATCAACTAATCTAA
- the norA gene encoding multidrug efflux MFS transporter NorA, with product MKNNKITLGLLLLNLFIAFMGIGLVIPVLPTLMNELGINGKTVGYLTAAFAIAQLIVSPFAGKAVDKFGRKIMIVLGLFIFGLSELLFGLGKEIEVLFISRILGGISAAFIMPGVTAFIADMTNLETRPKALGYMSAAISTGFIIGPGIGGFLAEFGTRIPFFFAGALGTIAGILTIIFISEPHRAIKTNEHTESGKNGFSRMMEPKYFFAFILIFIASFGLAAFESFFSLFVDHKFQFTPSDIAIVITGGAIFGAISQVVLFDRLTRVWGEIKLIRYSLLLSGLLVFLMTVVSSYFSILLVTFIVFVGFDLFRPAVTSYLSNIAGDEQGFVGGMNSTFTSLANISGPILGGILFDIDINYPYYFATVILSLGIVLTWFWRKQENNSSNEVKTTVVDISN from the coding sequence ATGAAGAATAATAAAATTACGTTAGGGCTATTATTATTGAATTTATTTATAGCCTTTATGGGGATTGGTCTTGTTATTCCCGTTTTACCTACACTAATGAATGAATTAGGGATAAATGGAAAGACAGTTGGCTATCTAACAGCTGCTTTCGCAATTGCGCAGTTGATTGTTTCACCATTTGCTGGGAAAGCAGTAGATAAATTTGGAAGAAAAATTATGATTGTACTTGGCTTATTTATTTTCGGCTTATCAGAGTTATTATTTGGACTTGGAAAAGAAATAGAAGTGTTATTTATTTCTCGAATTTTAGGTGGAATAAGTGCAGCATTCATTATGCCAGGGGTTACAGCTTTCATTGCTGATATGACAAACTTGGAAACTCGCCCAAAAGCACTAGGCTATATGTCGGCTGCGATTAGCACAGGGTTTATTATTGGACCTGGTATCGGTGGATTTTTAGCGGAATTCGGTACACGAATACCATTCTTCTTTGCTGGTGCACTAGGTACAATCGCTGGAATACTAACGATTATATTTATATCTGAGCCACATCGTGCGATAAAAACAAATGAACATACCGAAAGTGGAAAAAATGGGTTCAGTCGTATGATGGAGCCAAAATATTTTTTCGCTTTTATTTTAATTTTTATTGCCTCATTTGGTTTAGCAGCTTTTGAATCGTTCTTTAGTTTATTTGTAGACCATAAGTTTCAATTTACACCATCTGATATAGCGATTGTTATTACCGGTGGGGCCATTTTTGGTGCTATTTCACAAGTCGTATTGTTTGACCGGCTTACACGAGTATGGGGAGAAATTAAACTGATTCGTTATAGTTTACTATTATCGGGATTACTTGTCTTTTTAATGACTGTTGTTTCTTCGTATTTTTCTATTTTACTTGTTACATTTATTGTTTTTGTAGGATTCGATTTATTCAGACCTGCAGTGACTTCCTACCTTTCAAATATCGCAGGGGACGAACAAGGTTTCGTTGGTGGAATGAACTCCACGTTTACAAGTCTAGCGAACATTAGTGGTCCAATTCTGGGGGGAATATTATTTGATATAGATATTAACTATCCATACTACTTTGCTACTGTGATACTATCACTGGGAATAGTTCTTACATGGTTCTGGAGAAAGCAAGAAAACAATTCTTCAAACGAAGTTAAGACTACTGTGGTTGATATATCAAACTAA
- a CDS encoding MerR family transcriptional regulator → MNKINTKYLTTGAFAKLCKVNKQTLFYYDQIGLLSPVFKNEKGYRFYSMNQIELFFVIDLLKELGMSLNDIQQYTQNKSPESFLTLMYQKREEIVKKRQEIERKEKLIETKISLMEEASQLDFQQITLEHFPEATLYLSRKMKNNTDEEFVEVISDFIDELNELQLDTGYPIGVITNREQVLKGEFSKYSYLYIEQPQPKEGYSYFQAVKGYFLVGYHIGDELTIHNTYKRLFSEMERLELTLGDYVFEEYIYDTVVKNQKEHYVTKIMMQVDERFPVLELHPDC, encoded by the coding sequence GTGAATAAAATAAATACGAAATATTTAACGACAGGTGCATTCGCAAAGCTTTGCAAAGTAAATAAACAAACACTCTTTTACTACGATCAAATTGGCCTTCTTTCTCCCGTATTTAAAAATGAAAAAGGCTATCGTTTTTATTCAATGAATCAAATTGAATTATTCTTTGTTATTGATTTATTAAAAGAGCTCGGCATGTCGCTAAATGATATTCAACAATATACGCAAAATAAATCTCCTGAAAGCTTTTTGACTTTAATGTATCAAAAAAGAGAAGAGATTGTGAAAAAACGACAGGAAATTGAAAGGAAGGAAAAACTCATTGAAACAAAAATCTCATTAATGGAAGAGGCCTCACAACTTGATTTTCAACAAATTACACTTGAACATTTCCCAGAAGCAACACTTTATTTAAGCAGAAAAATGAAAAATAATACGGATGAGGAATTTGTAGAGGTTATTTCTGATTTTATTGATGAATTAAACGAGTTACAGCTTGATACGGGATATCCTATAGGTGTTATAACAAATCGGGAGCAAGTCTTAAAAGGAGAATTCTCAAAGTATAGCTATTTATACATTGAACAACCACAACCTAAGGAAGGATATTCATACTTCCAGGCTGTGAAGGGTTATTTTCTCGTTGGCTATCATATTGGAGATGAACTAACCATACATAATACCTACAAAAGGCTTTTTTCAGAAATGGAGCGTTTGGAATTAACATTAGGAGATTATGTATTTGAAGAGTATATTTATGACACAGTTGTAAAGAACCAAAAGGAACATTACGTTACAAAAATTATGATGCAGGTGGATGAGCGCTTTCCCGTTCTTGAACTGCACCCCGATTGTTGA